Proteins from one Microbacterium proteolyticum genomic window:
- a CDS encoding alpha/beta hydrolase, producing the protein MDQQAQTLTETTPPIGRFVDVDGRRLWVDTREGPGPCAVFLPGSGEMGLDLWQSYESVTRSRAGVIYDRAGTGWSSPVALPRTAAAVAEELDSLLRALGVTGAVVLVGHSLGGAYAQRFAQLFPDRVAGMVLLDPVHGAWNEAMPEHLRIEANASTAVVVTDEHRAAGRRWRESVTTDLPLEVRELVRARHAADGLRTGPREGANFIEILDELGSGPFAAPTIVLRAGAVDPLQAQFSSDDDLREQGAALRRMYDAALPAGSLCRELPTATHSDIALLFADDVAAAVNDLEAILRTR; encoded by the coding sequence GTGGACCAGCAGGCTCAGACCCTGACCGAGACGACACCGCCGATCGGTCGATTCGTCGACGTGGACGGCCGTCGGCTGTGGGTGGACACCCGGGAGGGACCGGGCCCGTGCGCGGTCTTCCTCCCCGGCTCGGGCGAGATGGGTCTCGACCTGTGGCAGAGCTACGAGAGCGTGACCCGCTCTCGGGCCGGTGTCATCTACGACCGGGCGGGCACAGGCTGGAGCTCTCCCGTCGCGCTCCCGCGGACGGCGGCCGCCGTCGCGGAGGAGCTCGATTCCCTGCTGCGTGCGCTGGGCGTGACGGGGGCCGTCGTCCTGGTGGGGCATTCCCTCGGCGGCGCGTACGCGCAACGGTTCGCCCAGCTGTTCCCCGACCGCGTCGCGGGCATGGTCCTGCTCGACCCCGTCCACGGCGCGTGGAACGAGGCGATGCCCGAGCATCTCCGCATCGAAGCCAACGCCTCGACGGCCGTCGTCGTCACCGATGAGCATCGCGCTGCCGGTCGCCGATGGCGGGAGTCGGTCACCACCGACCTGCCGCTCGAGGTCCGCGAGCTCGTGCGCGCTCGCCACGCCGCCGACGGCCTGCGGACCGGGCCGCGAGAAGGGGCGAACTTCATCGAGATCCTCGACGAGCTCGGGTCCGGACCCTTCGCCGCCCCGACGATCGTCCTCCGGGCGGGCGCGGTCGATCCGCTCCAGGCGCAGTTCAGCAGCGACGACGACCTCCGTGAACAGGGTGCGGCCCTGCGCCGGATGTACGACGCGGCTCTGCCCGCGGGGTCGCTCTGCCGCGAACTGCCGACGGCGACGCACTCCGACATCGCCCTGCTGTTCGCGGACGACGTCGCCGCCGCCGTGAACGACCTCGAAGCGATACTGCGCACGCGGTGA
- a CDS encoding nucleoside deaminase, which yields MTTDTLDPTETAHLRRTIQVSIDARAHGNHPFGAILVTGDGRILEAENTVVTDRDITGHAETNLVRLAWRELDATELAASTLYTSCEPCAMCAGAMFWAGIGRMVYALSGRGLIALAESGEDGRELDLPSREVFAGGSQPTVVSGPHLEDEAAEPHRGFWR from the coding sequence ATGACCACCGACACCCTCGATCCGACCGAGACCGCGCACCTCCGCCGGACGATCCAGGTGTCGATCGACGCTCGCGCCCACGGCAACCACCCCTTCGGTGCGATCCTCGTCACCGGCGACGGACGCATCCTCGAGGCCGAGAACACCGTCGTCACCGACCGCGACATCACCGGCCACGCCGAAACGAACCTCGTTCGCCTGGCCTGGAGAGAACTGGATGCCACCGAGCTGGCGGCATCCACCCTGTACACGTCGTGCGAACCCTGTGCGATGTGCGCGGGGGCGATGTTCTGGGCGGGCATCGGGCGCATGGTCTACGCCCTGTCGGGGCGGGGGCTCATCGCGCTCGCCGAGTCTGGCGAGGACGGACGGGAGCTGGACCTCCCGTCCCGCGAGGTGTTCGCCGGCGGGAGTCAGCCGACCGTCGTCTCGGGTCCGCATCTCGAGGACGAGGCCGCCGAGCCCCACCGCGGGTTCTGGCGATGA
- a CDS encoding DUF1653 domain-containing protein, with the protein MEIEPGIYEHFKGQRYEVFGIARHSETEEVFVSYRKLYDDYSHWVRPVAMFLGNVERDGYSGPRFRRVV; encoded by the coding sequence ATGGAGATCGAACCCGGCATCTACGAGCACTTCAAGGGCCAGCGGTACGAGGTGTTCGGAATCGCGCGGCACTCGGAGACCGAGGAGGTCTTCGTGTCGTACCGGAAGCTCTACGACGACTACTCGCACTGGGTGCGGCCGGTGGCGATGTTCCTGGGGAACGTCGAGCGGGACGGGTATTCGGGGCCGCGGTTCCGGCGGGTCGTGTAA
- a CDS encoding polysaccharide pyruvyl transferase family protein, with product MTAPARRIVFLGTHGQYNIGDELLLETFLTQLGPQHRYLVNSYDPDFTRSQLRPRFDVRVIDTGADRLQLLRALRGADLLVFGGGSIIKELYASTGRNPYSTLAMILGVVTFARRIARKPVAMLNIGVGPLRTRMGLWLARRILSQVDLITVRDQKSFDTCREIGIDATLVPDAVFSTDEEFLLRPADDTPAPRSDGALRVALNLNFDIENPEAWEPFLDRLAAALESVHARHPLEVHSLPMQIGFKDHDDVEVLDALAGRLASVPFVRHEPRTHVDAARLIRDSDVLVSERLHAIVMASLLGVPSFVLAYDVKVRELAKTLGLTEWTVDINEPFDASALADGLVDLIERRDAVGAAVGARSAELRTAARDSFARAQGWAESA from the coding sequence ATGACCGCACCCGCCCGCCGCATCGTGTTCCTCGGGACCCACGGGCAGTACAACATCGGCGACGAATTGCTGCTCGAGACGTTCCTCACGCAGCTCGGACCGCAGCACCGGTACCTCGTCAACAGCTACGACCCGGACTTCACCCGCTCGCAGCTGCGCCCGCGATTCGACGTCCGCGTGATCGACACGGGAGCGGACCGGCTGCAGCTGCTGCGCGCGCTGCGCGGTGCGGATCTCCTCGTCTTCGGCGGAGGCTCGATCATCAAGGAGCTGTACGCGTCGACGGGACGCAACCCCTACTCGACGCTCGCGATGATCCTCGGGGTGGTGACCTTCGCCCGGCGCATCGCACGCAAGCCCGTGGCCATGCTCAACATCGGCGTCGGTCCGCTGCGCACCCGGATGGGGTTGTGGCTCGCGCGGCGGATCCTCTCGCAGGTCGACCTCATCACCGTGCGGGATCAGAAGTCGTTCGACACCTGCCGCGAGATCGGGATCGACGCGACCCTCGTCCCGGATGCCGTGTTCTCCACCGACGAGGAGTTCCTGCTCCGGCCCGCCGACGACACCCCCGCTCCCCGGTCCGACGGCGCGCTCCGGGTCGCACTCAACCTGAACTTCGACATCGAGAACCCGGAGGCGTGGGAGCCGTTCCTCGACCGGCTCGCCGCCGCGCTCGAGAGCGTCCACGCCCGGCATCCACTCGAAGTGCACTCGCTTCCGATGCAGATCGGCTTCAAGGACCACGACGACGTCGAGGTGCTCGACGCCCTCGCCGGACGCCTGGCATCCGTCCCCTTCGTGCGTCACGAACCCCGGACCCACGTGGATGCCGCCCGCCTCATCCGCGACAGCGACGTGCTGGTGAGCGAGCGGCTGCACGCCATCGTGATGGCCTCCCTCCTCGGCGTGCCCTCGTTCGTGCTCGCGTACGACGTCAAGGTGCGCGAGCTCGCGAAGACCCTGGGACTCACCGAGTGGACGGTCGACATCAACGAGCCGTTCGACGCGTCCGCGCTGGCCGACGGTCTCGTCGACCTGATCGAACGACGGGATGCCGTGGGGGCCGCGGTCGGTGCCCGGAGCGCCGAGCTGCGCACCGCGGCCCGCGACAGCTTCGCGCGGGCGCAGGGGTGGGCGGAGAGCGCGTGA
- a CDS encoding small multidrug efflux protein has protein sequence MSNPLTDLVLGFQGLVADVPTLVQPLIVAAAGAVPFIEGEGAAAIGIIGGIHPLVAVLAAAIGNLLCVAIVVLVTSRVRAAVTTRRGAPAKTQTARREKFEKAYHRYGTPGVSLLGPLLLPTQFTAAALTSTGVPPLRVIAWQAAAIALWTTGVTLIALGLIRLAA, from the coding sequence ATGTCGAACCCCCTCACGGATCTCGTCCTCGGCTTCCAGGGCCTCGTCGCCGACGTGCCCACGCTCGTGCAACCGCTCATCGTCGCCGCCGCCGGAGCGGTGCCGTTCATCGAGGGCGAGGGTGCCGCCGCGATCGGCATCATCGGCGGCATCCACCCCCTCGTCGCCGTCCTCGCGGCCGCCATCGGCAACCTGCTGTGCGTGGCGATCGTGGTGCTCGTGACATCGCGCGTCCGCGCGGCCGTCACGACGCGTCGCGGCGCGCCCGCCAAGACGCAGACAGCGCGACGCGAGAAGTTCGAAAAGGCCTACCACCGGTACGGCACCCCCGGCGTGAGCCTGCTGGGTCCCCTGCTGCTGCCGACGCAGTTCACCGCCGCGGCGCTCACGTCCACGGGAGTGCCGCCCCTGCGCGTGATCGCCTGGCAGGCGGCCGCCATCGCCCTGTGGACGACGGGCGTCACGCTGATCGCGCTGGGGCTCATCCGCCTCGCGGCGTGA
- a CDS encoding GyrI-like domain-containing protein, with protein sequence MAAKIDFKKSLDGYQARAGQFRVVEIPETRYLMIDGHGDPNTSPAYTGALQALYPVAYKLKFASRRDLDRDYVVPPLEGLWWADDMDAFTVARDKSRWNWTMMLLVPEWIDDAMVEAAVDIVRAAGSAGRVADVRIETLAEGRCVQTLHLGSFDDEAAVLDEMHHEFIPGQGFGLSGKHHEIYLSDVRRVTPDKLRTILRQPVIEAATARHPD encoded by the coding sequence ATGGCGGCCAAGATCGACTTCAAGAAGTCCCTCGACGGTTATCAGGCCAGGGCCGGGCAGTTCAGGGTCGTCGAGATCCCCGAGACGCGATACCTGATGATCGACGGGCACGGCGACCCCAACACCTCGCCGGCCTACACCGGGGCCCTGCAGGCGCTGTACCCCGTCGCATACAAGCTGAAGTTCGCGAGCAGACGCGACCTCGACCGCGACTACGTGGTGCCCCCGTTGGAGGGCCTGTGGTGGGCGGATGACATGGATGCCTTCACCGTGGCCAGAGACAAGTCGCGGTGGAACTGGACGATGATGCTCCTCGTTCCCGAGTGGATCGACGACGCGATGGTCGAGGCGGCCGTCGACATCGTGAGAGCCGCCGGGTCGGCGGGGCGGGTCGCGGACGTCCGGATCGAGACCCTCGCCGAGGGGCGGTGCGTGCAGACACTGCACCTCGGTTCCTTCGACGACGAAGCGGCCGTGCTGGACGAGATGCACCACGAATTCATCCCCGGTCAGGGATTCGGCTTGAGCGGGAAGCACCACGAGATCTACCTGAGCGACGTCCGCCGTGTCACTCCCGACAAGCTCCGCACCATCCTCCGCCAACCCGTGATCGAGGCCGCGACTGCGCGGCATCCGGACTAG
- a CDS encoding alpha/beta hydrolase encodes MSQSPTIVLVHGAFADAASWAPVTRTLLDRGYTVRVPAVPNRSLLGDAAYIRSVVEHIDGPVLLAGHSYGGAVITVAGVADNVVGLVYVSGYALVEGESLGELQGGFPDSDLAQHLVYTPFPVDGGEDGTDVSVEIAAFPDVFAHGVPLETAEVLAVSQRPLAALAFGEPAPVAAWKTKPAWGIVSSADHTINPDVERFGYTRAGLRSVVEIDAPHLVMQSHPAEVARVITDAIAEIG; translated from the coding sequence ATGTCTCAATCCCCCACCATCGTCCTCGTCCACGGCGCCTTCGCCGACGCTGCGAGCTGGGCGCCCGTCACGCGCACGCTGCTCGACCGGGGGTACACCGTCCGAGTCCCCGCCGTTCCGAACCGGAGCCTGCTCGGGGACGCGGCCTACATCCGCTCGGTCGTCGAGCACATCGACGGGCCCGTCCTGCTCGCCGGGCACTCGTACGGAGGTGCCGTCATCACCGTGGCCGGCGTCGCGGACAACGTCGTGGGCCTCGTCTACGTCTCGGGCTACGCGCTGGTAGAGGGCGAGAGCCTCGGCGAGCTGCAGGGCGGCTTCCCCGACTCCGACCTCGCCCAGCACCTCGTCTACACGCCGTTCCCCGTCGACGGCGGGGAGGACGGCACCGACGTGTCGGTGGAGATCGCCGCGTTCCCCGACGTCTTCGCCCACGGCGTGCCCCTCGAAACGGCGGAGGTGCTCGCGGTGTCGCAGCGCCCGCTCGCCGCTCTGGCCTTCGGCGAACCGGCACCGGTGGCCGCGTGGAAGACCAAGCCGGCCTGGGGCATCGTGTCCAGCGCGGACCACACCATCAACCCCGACGTCGAGCGCTTCGGGTACACGCGGGCCGGCCTGCGTTCGGTCGTCGAGATCGACGCGCCGCACCTCGTGATGCAGTCGCACCCCGCCGAGGTCGCCCGGGTCATCACCGACGCGATCGCCGAGATCGGCTGA
- a CDS encoding ATP-binding protein, which produces MTRQNPLGVERGQGAGLWAVFGVALAVVVAYGVSLWILPEQGPALVWFVGARLAVEAAACALVVVRVVRVPRERAAWSVMAAALGVLVVGDAVQSLAPISADTLRWLAPVVNLPFFLGLIGCLGLLVRDRFARLSLSMLLDALISTLGLLCVVFFLTSLVGVGEQATLLSLAYLIPSLLYVSVLVALLSGLNRRPSAAWWLNLGAALLLFLGSLAVGPALALGQTRTPSPVDALWPAAALLLALVAWCAPTSRTAASNGLRVVVYVPAIFSTGALVILVFNELDTGGGAIEFLAFATLATGIARLLVSVIEAERLRQRERELSASLERARDAALAATSAKSTFLATMSHEMRTPLNAILGMNELLAGTDLDPVQRDYADRASASGSLLLDVVTDILDFSKIEAGAIDLVRAPFDLRRLVTSTVTVLSFAAESKGLIVVADYAPDVPTHVLGDSTRLRQVLVNLLGNAVKFTAQGEVRVTVRRGAEPDAVRFEVTDTGIGIPADALQRIFEPFTQADDSTTRTHGGTGLGLSICDALVRMMGGRIQVSSDVGRGSTFSFEIALEATDPPAQSPRAVVRVGRHPSAAPVTTPTVARTASPAAAVPAPTEPAASVDPSGQEPLNVLVAEDNPTLQLLSSQILGRLGHRATVVSNGEEAVAAVGRDTYDIVLMDVHMPVTDGLEATRRIRAAGDTVAQPYIIALTAGATEQDRDDCLRAGMDGYVTKPFTMKDLRRAFETAELHAPPEDLAPAAASPHRFTLLNDLGPEVKADVLRTFVLRSADDVSAIEEAVHHGSADDARALAHRLRGASLALGAALLAEACARIERGSDEQALDPRRVAAVRDAAAIVVDDAERELRALSSG; this is translated from the coding sequence ATGACGCGACAGAACCCCCTGGGTGTCGAGCGAGGCCAGGGTGCGGGGCTCTGGGCGGTGTTCGGCGTCGCCCTCGCCGTGGTCGTCGCCTACGGCGTGTCGCTGTGGATCCTGCCCGAGCAGGGGCCCGCGCTCGTGTGGTTCGTCGGTGCGCGCCTGGCCGTCGAGGCGGCGGCCTGTGCGCTGGTGGTCGTCCGTGTGGTCCGGGTTCCGCGGGAACGCGCCGCCTGGTCGGTCATGGCAGCGGCGCTCGGAGTCCTCGTCGTCGGAGACGCCGTGCAGTCGCTGGCACCGATCAGCGCGGACACCCTTCGCTGGCTCGCTCCGGTGGTCAACCTCCCGTTCTTCCTCGGTCTGATCGGATGCCTCGGACTGCTCGTCCGGGACCGGTTCGCCCGCCTGTCGCTCTCGATGCTGCTGGACGCGCTCATCAGCACCCTGGGCCTGTTGTGCGTGGTGTTCTTCCTCACCTCCCTGGTCGGCGTGGGCGAGCAGGCCACGCTGCTGAGCCTGGCGTACCTGATCCCGTCCCTCCTCTACGTCAGCGTGCTCGTCGCGCTGCTCTCGGGACTGAACCGACGCCCGTCGGCGGCGTGGTGGCTGAACCTGGGCGCGGCGCTCCTGCTGTTCCTGGGGAGCCTCGCCGTGGGACCGGCCCTCGCGCTCGGCCAGACGCGGACCCCCTCCCCCGTGGACGCCCTGTGGCCCGCGGCAGCCCTCCTGCTCGCCCTGGTCGCGTGGTGCGCTCCGACCAGTCGCACGGCCGCGAGCAACGGATTGCGCGTGGTCGTGTACGTCCCCGCGATCTTCTCGACCGGGGCCCTCGTCATCCTGGTGTTCAACGAACTCGATACCGGCGGCGGCGCGATCGAGTTCCTCGCCTTCGCGACACTGGCCACCGGGATCGCGCGGCTGCTGGTCTCGGTCATCGAGGCGGAGCGACTGCGTCAGCGCGAGCGCGAGTTGAGCGCCAGTCTCGAGCGGGCTCGGGATGCCGCACTGGCGGCGACCTCGGCGAAGAGCACGTTCCTCGCGACCATGAGCCACGAGATGCGCACGCCCCTGAACGCCATCCTCGGGATGAACGAGCTCCTCGCCGGCACCGACCTCGACCCCGTGCAGCGCGACTACGCCGACCGGGCATCCGCCAGCGGTTCGCTGCTGCTGGATGTCGTGACCGACATCCTGGACTTCTCGAAGATCGAAGCCGGCGCGATCGACCTGGTGCGCGCACCGTTCGATCTGCGACGCCTGGTGACCTCGACCGTGACGGTGCTGTCCTTCGCCGCGGAGAGCAAGGGGCTGATCGTCGTGGCGGACTACGCGCCCGACGTCCCCACCCACGTGTTGGGGGACTCCACGCGCCTGCGGCAAGTGCTGGTGAACCTGCTCGGCAACGCCGTGAAGTTCACCGCCCAGGGCGAGGTGCGGGTGACCGTACGCCGAGGCGCCGAGCCGGATGCCGTGCGCTTCGAGGTCACGGACACCGGGATCGGCATCCCCGCCGACGCCCTGCAGCGCATCTTCGAGCCCTTCACCCAGGCCGACGATTCCACGACGCGCACGCACGGCGGCACGGGCCTGGGCCTGTCGATCTGCGATGCGCTCGTGCGCATGATGGGCGGCCGTATCCAGGTGAGCAGCGACGTCGGCCGGGGCAGCACGTTCTCGTTCGAGATCGCACTCGAGGCCACCGACCCGCCGGCCCAGTCCCCGCGCGCCGTGGTGCGGGTGGGCCGTCACCCCTCCGCGGCGCCCGTGACGACCCCGACGGTCGCGCGGACGGCCTCGCCCGCGGCCGCCGTGCCCGCGCCGACCGAGCCCGCGGCATCCGTCGATCCGTCGGGCCAGGAGCCGCTGAACGTCCTGGTCGCCGAGGACAACCCCACGCTGCAGCTGCTGTCATCGCAGATCCTCGGGCGCCTCGGGCACCGGGCGACGGTGGTCTCCAACGGCGAGGAGGCTGTCGCCGCGGTCGGCCGCGACACGTACGACATCGTGCTCATGGACGTCCACATGCCCGTGACGGACGGGCTCGAGGCGACGCGTCGGATCCGCGCGGCGGGCGACACCGTCGCGCAGCCGTACATCATCGCCCTCACGGCGGGGGCGACGGAGCAGGACCGCGATGACTGCCTGCGCGCGGGGATGGACGGCTACGTCACGAAGCCGTTCACGATGAAGGACCTGCGCCGCGCCTTCGAGACCGCCGAGCTGCACGCGCCGCCGGAGGACCTCGCGCCCGCCGCCGCGAGCCCCCACCGTTTCACGCTGCTGAACGACCTGGGCCCCGAGGTGAAGGCCGATGTCCTGCGCACGTTCGTGCTCCGCAGCGCCGACGACGTCTCGGCCATCGAGGAGGCCGTCCACCACGGATCGGCCGACGACGCGCGCGCGCTCGCCCACCGCCTGCGCGGGGCGAGCCTCGCGCTGGGGGCGGCGCTCCTCGCCGAGGCGTGCGCGCGCATCGAGCGCGGCTCCGACGAACAGGCTCTCGACCCGCGTCGGGTCGCCGCCGTCCGCGACGCCGCGGCGATCGTCGTCGACGACGCCGAGAGGGAGCTCCGTGCTCTTTCGTCGGGCTGA
- a CDS encoding DUF5663 domain-containing protein, with amino-acid sequence MLTPAPLQRVRSYWTGIRYGVASIAQTGGWMVSQDLSRTPNFNTEWLDTLGYSSLDAPRKHAILRAAYNAFQEKVGRALAGNLPGELLDEFDSIMNYPRAEIADRLAAEFLQIHLPNSRDVISDLLGQLESELRQIRADYEGVRSTLPQNASSADPATEYSSEQLTPSTDFASERISSAPEDQTSGSKEQQEGSGL; translated from the coding sequence ATGCTGACACCTGCGCCGCTTCAACGCGTGCGCTCATACTGGACCGGGATACGGTACGGTGTTGCCTCGATCGCACAAACCGGGGGGTGGATGGTGTCGCAGGACCTGAGTCGGACGCCGAACTTTAATACTGAGTGGCTGGATACGCTCGGCTACTCCAGCCTAGATGCACCTCGTAAGCACGCGATCCTCCGAGCCGCCTACAACGCTTTTCAGGAGAAGGTGGGACGCGCTCTGGCAGGCAACCTGCCAGGAGAGTTGCTCGACGAATTCGACTCCATAATGAACTACCCAAGGGCCGAGATCGCCGACCGCCTCGCCGCAGAATTCCTGCAGATCCATCTTCCGAACTCCAGAGACGTGATATCCGACCTTCTAGGGCAACTCGAGTCCGAGCTCAGACAGATCCGTGCCGACTATGAGGGCGTTCGATCAACACTGCCACAAAACGCCTCGTCAGCCGATCCAGCGACCGAATACTCGAGCGAGCAGCTCACGCCATCGACAGATTTCGCCTCGGAGAGAATATCTTCGGCACCTGAGGACCAAACTTCGGGATCAAAGGAACAACAGGAGGGATCGGGCCTTTGA
- a CDS encoding restriction endonuclease, which translates to MPFISTILGYHGFDPLEVVPEFTADVGIKKGEKVNYAIMRDGEAQILIACKASTGAPKTEHASQLFRYFSTTNARIAAPTNGVIWQFFTDLDAPVKMDAKPLLVLDLLDVDDTLIPEVQKPSRDSFDLESIISAAEELKYVGAFKREIAGQFRGSSDEWIKFFTQRVYEGSHAARVREQFTAVVGKASRQFLTESVNDRLKTALGAGAGIALPTAEPAAVSSEPVAQEDLNRDTKIETTLEELGGYQIVKAIACGETKPQRITHRDAKSYFAVLLDDNDRKPFARLHFNGRQRYLRLLDEQKSETRHPIDELDEIRQYADAIREAVVRHQ; encoded by the coding sequence ATGCCGTTCATCTCGACGATCCTGGGATACCACGGGTTCGACCCGCTCGAGGTCGTCCCGGAGTTCACCGCGGACGTCGGCATCAAGAAGGGCGAGAAGGTCAACTACGCCATTATGCGCGACGGCGAGGCCCAGATCCTCATCGCGTGCAAGGCCTCCACAGGCGCCCCCAAGACCGAGCACGCGTCCCAGCTCTTCCGCTATTTCTCGACAACGAACGCCCGGATCGCTGCACCCACCAACGGCGTTATCTGGCAGTTCTTCACCGACCTCGACGCACCGGTCAAGATGGATGCCAAGCCGCTCCTCGTTCTGGATCTGCTCGACGTTGACGACACGCTGATCCCCGAGGTCCAGAAGCCGAGTAGGGACAGCTTCGATCTCGAGTCGATCATCAGCGCCGCCGAAGAGCTGAAGTACGTGGGTGCGTTCAAGCGCGAGATCGCCGGCCAGTTCCGCGGGTCGAGCGACGAGTGGATCAAGTTCTTCACCCAGCGTGTGTACGAGGGCTCGCACGCAGCGCGAGTCCGCGAGCAGTTCACGGCAGTCGTCGGCAAGGCATCCCGCCAGTTCCTCACGGAGAGCGTGAACGACCGACTGAAGACCGCCTTGGGCGCCGGGGCGGGGATCGCCCTCCCGACCGCGGAGCCCGCCGCCGTCTCGAGCGAGCCGGTCGCGCAGGAGGATCTGAATCGCGACACCAAGATCGAGACGACGCTCGAAGAACTTGGGGGCTACCAGATCGTGAAGGCCATCGCCTGCGGCGAAACCAAGCCGCAGCGAATCACCCACCGCGACGCGAAGAGCTACTTCGCCGTGCTCCTCGACGACAACGACCGCAAGCCGTTCGCGCGCCTGCACTTCAACGGCCGCCAGAGGTACCTCCGGCTGCTCGACGAGCAGAAGAGCGAGACGCGGCACCCGATCGACGAACTTGACGAGATTCGCCAGTACGCGGATGCCATTCGCGAGGCGGTCGTTCGACACCAATGA
- a CDS encoding putative quinol monooxygenase, which produces MIVRVSEAHVRDGLADEFLALLRELVASFPEQYDGLLRHDVLVDLVDPSRVQYVSEWADEAALVAYAGSEWRTQPVTFPDEERFLRQPLALRHFISSMPVIAQDLRIRR; this is translated from the coding sequence ATGATCGTGCGGGTGTCGGAGGCGCACGTCCGGGACGGCCTCGCCGATGAGTTCCTCGCGCTGCTGCGCGAGCTGGTCGCATCGTTCCCCGAGCAGTACGACGGATTGCTCCGCCACGACGTGCTCGTCGACCTCGTCGATCCGAGCCGCGTTCAGTACGTCAGCGAGTGGGCGGATGAGGCGGCGTTGGTCGCCTACGCGGGGAGCGAGTGGCGCACGCAGCCGGTCACATTCCCGGACGAGGAGCGGTTCCTGCGGCAGCCGCTCGCGCTGCGGCACTTCATCTCGTCGATGCCGGTGATCGCACAGGACCTGAGGATCCGCCGGTGA
- a CDS encoding sensor histidine kinase, translating into MITPTAAYARDVSVTWWYTASSILFLHAFAAVTWTIGVFAEGAPTALVLNLLGVAGSLASAVLLLVRYRREPLDDADVTARRPMWPLVVSGIVAAAAMGMSTGSLLLGVGFAAQTLCLVRWRAGVRVRLAVLSIVVIVAVWLIEVTRLQPEGYAQVFALPFFVALLPPLTATSLWWWDIVCELDRARRAEGRLAAAQERLRLAGDLHDLQGHHLQVIALQLELGEKMMARDPEAAGDQVRAARASVDDARRGTRDLAARFRGVPLPDELANAADLLRAAGLTVDLNVDATADRAPADVLGPVVRESTTNVLKHGGGVSASLSLVRQEGAWVLVVENDSRVATTPVSDGAGLSGIAERVGALGGDMDATRLDDRFRLTVRVPQEVAA; encoded by the coding sequence GTGATCACCCCGACCGCCGCCTACGCCCGTGACGTGAGCGTCACGTGGTGGTACACCGCGTCGTCGATCCTCTTCCTCCACGCGTTCGCGGCCGTCACCTGGACGATCGGGGTGTTCGCCGAGGGAGCCCCGACGGCCCTCGTACTGAATCTGCTCGGCGTCGCCGGGTCGCTGGCATCCGCGGTGCTCCTGCTCGTGCGCTACCGCCGCGAGCCGCTCGACGACGCCGATGTCACCGCTCGACGGCCGATGTGGCCGCTCGTCGTGTCGGGGATCGTGGCAGCCGCGGCGATGGGGATGTCGACCGGGTCGCTCCTGCTCGGCGTGGGGTTCGCCGCGCAGACCCTGTGCCTGGTGCGGTGGCGCGCGGGCGTGCGGGTGCGCCTGGCCGTGCTGTCGATCGTGGTGATCGTGGCGGTGTGGCTGATCGAGGTCACGCGCCTGCAGCCCGAGGGCTACGCCCAGGTCTTCGCACTGCCGTTCTTCGTGGCGCTCCTGCCCCCGCTGACGGCGACCTCGCTGTGGTGGTGGGACATCGTCTGCGAACTCGATCGTGCGCGCCGTGCCGAAGGTCGCCTCGCCGCGGCCCAGGAGCGGCTGCGGCTCGCGGGCGACCTCCACGACCTGCAGGGCCACCATCTGCAGGTGATCGCGCTGCAGCTCGAACTGGGCGAGAAGATGATGGCGCGCGATCCCGAAGCCGCCGGAGACCAGGTGCGCGCCGCCCGCGCCAGCGTCGACGACGCCCGTCGCGGGACCCGCGATCTCGCGGCCCGCTTCCGGGGCGTGCCCCTCCCGGACGAACTCGCCAACGCCGCCGACCTTCTGCGTGCCGCCGGCCTCACCGTCGACCTGAACGTCGACGCGACCGCGGACCGTGCGCCGGCGGACGTGCTCGGACCGGTGGTGCGCGAGTCGACGACCAATGTGCTCAAACACGGCGGCGGGGTGTCGGCATCCCTCTCGCTCGTCCGACAGGAGGGGGCATGGGTGCTGGTCGTCGAGAACGACTCCCGGGTCGCCACGACCCCGGTGAGCGACGGCGCCGGCCTCTCCGGAATCGCCGAGCGGGTCGGAGCGCTGGGCGGCGACATGGATGCCACCCGCCTCGACGATCGTTTCCGCCTCACCGTCCGCGTGCCCCAGGAGGTCGCCGCGTGA